The DNA sequence CTAAAGGAAACACTGAATTTATCAGAAGCAATTTAGAGGGAGGCACATCATCAGGAGCTGTGATGATACCAGAAGAACTTGTGTTTGTGTTTGAACTAGAACTTATGCTCTGATATGCACTGTTCACCCATCAAGATAGGTTggtactggcaactttgctggaAGAGTGGGTAAGGGAGCTTCAAAGTTGAGAACTTGAATGGCTTGTCTTATTGAAGGCCTATTGTTGTGACATGGGTGAGCGCACCACAGCCCAACAACCATCAAGCATTTCATTTGTTCCTTTACAAAATCTCCATCTAGCCTTTCATCCGCTGCTTCAAGAACCCTTCCACTTCCATAAAGACCCCACACCCATTCTACAATATTGATTTCACTTTCCGGAGCCTTATATTTGATGGGTTTCCTTCCACATGCTATCTCCAATGCCACCACTCCAAAACTGTACACATCTGATTCTTTAGTAGCCCTCCATGTGGTATTGCATTCTGGAGCCATGTAGCCCGGAGTACCGGCTAGAGCCGTGGTTTGCGCGCCTTTTGCATGGTCAACAAGCCTTGCTAGCCCAAAATCCCCAAGTTTGGCATTGAACTCTGAATCCAGCATGATGTTGCTTGATTTGATGTCCCTATGCACAACACATTGTTCCCATTCTTCGTGCAAGTATAGCAGTGCGGCCGCCAAGCCTCGAGCTATGTTGTATCTAACTGTCCATCCCAGCAGATTCTGCTTCTTGAAAAGATGAACATCTAAACTTCCATTAGGCATGTACTCATATACAAGCAAGAGCTTCTTCCTTTTCGGACACCAACCAATCAGTTGGACAAGATTTCGGTGCCTAAGCCGGCTAATGATCTTTACTTCCGATGCGAATTCCTTTATTCCTTGATGAGAATGTTCTGAAACCCTCTTGATGGCAACGTAGGAGTTGATATCTTTGAGATACCCTCTATAAACACCTCCAAATCCACCTTGACCAAGCTTGTTCTCATCTTTGAAGTTATCAGCTGCAAACGCTAATTCAGAAAATGAATACTTTTTGGGTCCTGCTCCTCTTCCGAAATCTTCCCCCATATACTCCTCAAAATCTTGATCATCATCTTCCTCTTCATCACTTCCTTTCTTCCACTTTTTCCACAAtccaaccaaaaccaaacaCAACCCAACAAATACAACAACTCCACCAATTCCCAATCCCACTGCTGGTCCGGTGTTGCTGGCCTTTTTCTCCTGATTTgttagaaaattaaatcaagaaTATTTAAGAAAGTAGTACAACTACAATATATTAGAACATTgaagaaattcaaaataaaattgaattagaaTTAAATACAAGATCTTCATATTAGAAgaatgaaaaatcatgaattggaAGCTTTAAGATTGATGATTAAGAATTTGAAGCAAAATTGAACTAGGAATTGACTAATCAAAATTTCTACATGTTTCTTGAATTATGACAACTAGTGATTAGTTGTTAtaagaattattattttattatgaagGTTTGCCTATATAAAGGCTTCATATGTATGTTGTTATCTATCTCTTTATGAATCAAAATACTTAGTGtttgtttcaaaaaattatCTCCTTATTATTATGAGTGTTAGTGAATTtgagagatgaaaaatataatagcGTCATTTATAGGAGTGAGTGATTCTAGGACCAATTAAGTGTTGGTATTTTACTTACATTTGGCATCAGAGTTGGTTAATCCAGCACCTGATGTTTGAGAGTTTGTGAGGTGTGAGAGAGTTCTCACATAGTTGTTTATTCATAGAGTCGGTATGGCAAACACTTTCAATATTGTGTGGTTCGGGCCCAAGTTAGATGAGAAACTTGATTATAGTTATTAGGAGACTTTGATGTCTACCCATTTGAAGGCCCAGAACCTATGAAATTTTATTGAACTGGGTTTGCAAGAAAAAACAGATGCTGGCCAACAAAGGAGAGATCAATTGGCGCTATCTCAAATTCATTAAGGAGTAGATTATATGGTATTTGACAAAATAGCAAATGCCAAAAGTGCAAAGGAAGCGTGGAACACGTTGAAGCTGACATACAAATGCATAGATAAAGCTCAGAAAGCAAAGCTACAATCTTTCAGAAGATAATACGAAAGGTACGAGATGTCTAGCTCAAAAACTATTGAGCAATATTTTACTCGTGTTACAGATCTTGTCAATAAGATGAGAGTCTATGGAGAAGATATGCCCGATAGTAAAATGGTGGAGAAAATTCTTCGCACCATGCCGATGAAGTATGACCATATGGTGACTACGATACTAGAGTCCCACGATATAGATACCATGACGATTACAGAGTTGTAAGGAACCATGGAAAGCTAGCAGAATACTGGAGATGTCAGAAAAATCAACTGAGGAATCCCTGAAAAGTCGAGTGAATTTAAACAATGTTGCAGCATCAAGTTATACACAAGAAGGACGAGGTCGTTGTTTTAATTTTCAAAGAGGCAGAGGAAGTTTTAGAGGTAGAGGTCGTGTCAATTACAACCAAGGAAGTTACAATAATTTTACACCACCTAATCAAGGAAGAGGTGGAACGAATTTCAGGCTTGTCAACCGAGGAAGAGGTTGAGGCAATTTTTATCAAGAAATAACCAATTTCAACTGCTTTCATTGTGGAAAGTATGGACACAAAGCAGCAGATTGCAGATTCAAAATGGTGAATAACAATCAAGCACACGTTGCAGAAAATCAGCATCAAAATACTGATGATAATCTGGGTAttcaaactttattttttataagtaaTTCATGTGTTGAAGATGAAAATATATGGTACTTGGATAATGCTTGTAGTAATCATGTCTGGTAGAAAAGAGTTATTTTCTTCATTAGATGATTCCGTTAAACTATTATTGAAGTTTGGTAATAGTACAAAGATCCctattgaagaaaaagagcacATACAAATTAGATTGAAGGATGGTTCTCTGAGTTATATTTCTGATGTTTTCTATACTCCTGAACTTGATTACAATTTACTGAGTATGAGACAATTATCTGAGAAGGGATATAAGATGATAACTTATCATGGATATTGCATTGTGTTTGACAACAACGGAAGGTTCATAGATAAAGTAAAGATGACTTCAAACAGAATGTTtccattaaaaattcaacatgTCAATCCCTCTTGCATGAGCTCTGTGATACTTGATGATAACTGGCTGTGGCACATGCGGTTTggacattttcatttttctggCCTAAACTACCTGTCAAGGAAAGGACTTGTTTCTGGCCTACCATGGATTCATATTCCCAATTATATTTGTGAGATTTGTCAACTGAAAAAGAAGCACAGAAATCCATTTCCTACAGAAAAGTCATGGAGAGCTAGAAGATTACTTGAAATTGTGCTTTCAAATCTCTGTTCTGTAGAAGTTCCAACTAATGGTGGTAGCAGGTACTTTAtcacttttattgatgattttagTAGATATACATGGTATACTTTTTGAAGCAGAAATTAGAAGCATGTGATTTTTTAAGACATTCAAGGCGTTTGTCGAAAAACAAAGTGGCTGTAAAATCAAAATTCTCAAAACAGACAGAGGAACAGAATATCTTGCGTGTTCAGAATACTTTAAGCAATACGGAATTCAACACCAACTAACAACTAGATATactcctcaacaaaatggaGTTGCTGAAAGAAAGAACAGAACCATCATGGATATGGTCAGATGCATGCTCAAGTCAAAACAAATGACTAAAGAGTTTTGGGCAAAAGCAGTCGCAACAGCAGTTCATATTTTAAATAGGTGTCCAATAAAGAGTGTTCGTGATAAAACTCCAGAGGAAGCTTGGAGTGGAAAGCGGCCTTCCATCCATCATTTCAGAGTCTTTGGCTGTATTGCTTATATCCACGTACCAGATCAATTAAGGAAGAAGTTAGATGACAAAGGCGAGAAGTGTATCTTTATTGGCTATAGCATAGACTCAAAAGTATACAAGTTGTACAatccaaaaataaagaaagtaaTCATCAGCAGAGATGTGACATTCGACGAGAAAGACATGTGGGATTGGAACACAAAGACAGAAAAGCAGCTGACTATAATTCCAAATACATGTGATGAAGTAGAAGAAAGACAATCAGACACAACCAAACAACCAGAATCATCTAGAAGAtcacaaagagaatggaaaatATCTGCTAGATTAGCAGATTATGAAGTTGGTAATGTCAACGATTCGTCCgatgaaaaaatcataaacttTGCTCTATTTTCAGATTGTGAGTCATTAAACTTTGAATAAGCCTCTAAAAACaacaattggaagaaagcaatgGATGAGGAGATTCATGccattgagaagaagaagaagtgtatGTTGAGCAACCTGCAGGATATAAAGTTCTTGGAAAAGAAGATAAAGTTTACAAATTAAAGAAAGTTTTGTACGGGTTAAAGCA is a window from the Arachis stenosperma cultivar V10309 chromosome 3, arast.V10309.gnm1.PFL2, whole genome shotgun sequence genome containing:
- the LOC130967542 gene encoding L-type lectin-domain containing receptor kinase IX.1-like, which codes for MAVSSILFLYVVIFPYYASSLTFNFTSFDSNNNNNTLRYEAWAEAEEETIQLIGKAHLNNSIGRAVYYKPMHLWDKASRNLTHFTTHFSFIIDSQNRTNYADGLAFFLRPNGSTVPSATAGRTLGLTVDNQDTLNITVDPFVAVEFDIFKNYFDPPNEHVGIDVNSLRSVANTTWFSKANIRGGKVNEAWISYNATSMNLSVVFTGFNSTTNTSMLQNLFAVVDLREYLPEYVAVGFSAATGTSFALHKILSWDLNSTLGDDIAKAESPVAMNPSSSAAPNHEKKASNTGPAVGLGIGGVVVFVGLCLVLVGLWKKWKKGSDEEEDDDQDFEEYMGEDFGRGAGPKKYSFSELAFAADNFKDENKLGQGGFGGVYRGYLKDINSYVAIKRVSEHSHQGIKEFASEVKIISRLRHRNLVQLIGWCPKRKKLLLVYEYMPNGSLDVHLFKKQNLLGWTVRYNIARGLAAALLYLHEEWEQCVVHRDIKSSNIMLDSEFNAKLGDFGLARLVDHAKGAQTTALAGTPGYMAPECNTTWRATKESDVYSFGVVALEIACGRKPIKYKAPESEINIVEWVWGLYGSGRVLEAADERLDGDFVKEQMKCLMVVGLWCAHPCHNNRPSIRQAIQVLNFEAPLPTLPAKLPVPTYLDG